Below is a genomic region from Candidatus Neomarinimicrobiota bacterium.
TTTTATAGCGTTTGAAGGTATCAAAGTCCATGGGTGTCGCCCAGATGATTTGAAAATAGGGCTCCGGGGCCGGGGTGGCCATGCTGCGGCCGAAAACGTCCAGCAACAAGGGTTCTAATAAGGGGCGGTCCTCCTCCGAAACGAGGATCACCAACGTATCCTCCGCGCCGATAACCGACGGCTTATGATCGCATCGGATCAGCAATAGGCCTCCCACGAAAAGGGGGATCCAGAATCGAAACACCCGTCGAGTATTTGACAGGCTGGAGAATAATTTCATACCATCGAGTTCCTATGGATAGCCGTTACCATGCGCGCGCACCCGGGGAATGAGGCATAATTAACGGGACTGATTTTGCGTTGAATCGATCCATTTTTAAATCTTTAAGTTGTTATCCTTTATATGCCAGATACAGAGAAATTTCCCAGTATTTCTAATCCCAGGCTTTGGCGGACCGGTTTCTTATTCTTCAACCAGCAAAAAGTTGGCAAACCGCTTTTCGATCGATACATCACGCACTTTGATGCGCACTTCCTGCCCCAGCTGGAGCAGCCTGTGAAAACTGCGGCCCCGGAGGGCATAGAGCCGCTCATCGAAACTGTATTCGTCGTCCTCCAGCCAATCGATACTGATAAAGCCATCCACCAGGAACTCTCGAATCTGGACGAAGACTCCCTTCGGGATAACCCCTGATATGATGCCATCGAAAGTCTTGCCGATCCGGGTAGCCAGAAAGCGCAGTTCTTTCAGGCGTCGGTAAGCCCGCTCCGCCTCCAGCGCTACCAGTTCCCGTTCGGTGCACTGGTGGGCCGCTTTCTGAAGGGATTCCTCCGAAATGGTCCAGGGTGCTCTGGGGGCGGCCAGATGTTCCACTACCAGGCGGTGCACAACCAGGTCAGCATAGCGGCGAATGGGCGAGGTGAAGTGGGTGTACCTGGGGAAGGCCAGACCGAAATGCCCGCGGTTCGCGGCTGAGTAGACGGCTTTGGCCATGGAGCGCAAGGTGATGGTCTCAATCAGATCCCGGTAGGGGGAATCCTCCATCGCCAGCAAGAGATCGCGAACTTCCTTGCTGGTAACGTCGCGGGCGGGCAGTCCCGGCAGGTTCAAGCTCCTCAGCAGTGTGGACAGCTTTTCGATCTGCTCCGGCCCCGGCTCATCGTGTACGCGGTAGATGAAGGGCTGGTGGGGTTTGCCCTTCGGAATGCGCTCAGCCACCAGCCGATTGGCCAGTAGCATGCACTCCTCCACGATCCGGTGGCTATCGAGGCGCTGTGAGGGGTGGATCATATGGGGTACGCCATACTCGTCCAGTTTGAACAGGGGCTCCGGGATGTCAAAGTCAACGCTGCCCTGCTCCACGCGATCCCGGTAAAGCTGCCGGGTAAGTTCTTTAAGGGCGGAAAAGATGGGATACCATTCTACCGAACCGTCCGCGAGTATTTCATGAACCTCACTGTAGGTGAACCGGCGACGGCTGCGAATAACGGACCGGGAGAACCGGACATCATTTACCTCCGCTTTCTCGGTCAGGTTGATCAGCACCGACACAGCCATGCGATCCTCGTCCGGTTTCAGGGAGCAGAGATCGCTTGACAGTAAGTGGGGCAGCATAGGGACCACCCCTTCGGCAAAATAGGTGCTGTTCCCCCGCTGAAAGGCCTCTGCATCGGTGGCACTGCCCGGCGGTACAAATAGGGACACATCGGCGATATGAACTCCCAATTCCCAGGAACCATCCTTCTGCCGTTCCAGGGAGATCGCATCATCGAAATCTCTGGCGGTGGCGGGATCAATGGTAACGGTAGTGAGGGAGCGCAAGTCGAGCCGATCGACCCCGGGGCCGACAGCAATCTTCTCAGCCAGGCGTGCCACTTCCTCTTCCAGTTCGGGAGGGAAGTCGGGCTCAAGGTCGAACTGCCGCAGCACGAATTTGAAGTCGGTGAGGGGGTCCTCCGGGGAGCCGATGACCTCCTGCAGCTCGGCCTCGATGGGGCCCCAGCCGTCACCCCAATCCTTCACCTGAACGTAGACCAATGCGCCGATATTTTCTTCCCTCACGGCGGCCGGATTCAGGCGGATGGCCCGGTTAGCAAAGGGTTCCGATAAGGCCAGCTCATAGCCGCCAGGCACCCGCTCCACCGTTCCCACCAGGGATGAGCGCCCCCGCTTCAGGACCGCTGTTACCCGCCCTTTAGGGCCCCGCCCGAACTTTTGCCGGCGAAGTGCCACCCGCACCAGATCACCAGAGGCGGCACCACCCACATCCCGGCCCTCTACAAAAATATCGTCCATCCCTTCAACCGTAACAAACCCAAAACCCCGGTGGGTCAATTCCATAATCCCTTCCACTTCCTCCACCGGGCCGGTATAGGAGAGACGACCGCCCTGGTGGCGCGTGATCACTCCTTCCCGGACAAGACCATTCACCAGGCGGCGAAAAGCGGCATATTGATGTTCCTTCACACCCAGCCGCTGGGCCAGTTCCCTGCGTCGGTAGGTACGCCCCGGTCGGGATTTCAGGAAGTTCAGGACAGCATCGCTGGTCACGGCTGGCCACCCTCTACCAGAGATAAGAAATTTATGAGTCGCAGATGAATTTTTCCGGCGGCGAAATCATCCTCCCGGCTCCAGGCCAAGTCAATCTGGATCAGGTTCCGCCCGGCTTTGAGTACCATACCAAGGCCGGCGGCAGCCAGGTTATCAAAGCCCGCCAGACGGCCCAGGTCCATGAACAGGTGGAAGCGGGTAGCCAGACCGGTACGGTAGCGCAATTCTGTCCGGGAGACCAGGCCCCGCGGCGCCAGGAACTGGTCTTCACGATAGCCGCGGAGGGTGGTACTGCCGCCAAAGCGACCG
It encodes:
- the rnr gene encoding ribonuclease R, whose protein sequence is MTSDAVLNFLKSRPGRTYRRRELAQRLGVKEHQYAAFRRLVNGLVREGVITRHQGGRLSYTGPVEEVEGIMELTHRGFGFVTVEGMDDIFVEGRDVGGAASGDLVRVALRRQKFGRGPKGRVTAVLKRGRSSLVGTVERVPGGYELALSEPFANRAIRLNPAAVREENIGALVYVQVKDWGDGWGPIEAELQEVIGSPEDPLTDFKFVLRQFDLEPDFPPELEEEVARLAEKIAVGPGVDRLDLRSLTTVTIDPATARDFDDAISLERQKDGSWELGVHIADVSLFVPPGSATDAEAFQRGNSTYFAEGVVPMLPHLLSSDLCSLKPDEDRMAVSVLINLTEKAEVNDVRFSRSVIRSRRRFTYSEVHEILADGSVEWYPIFSALKELTRQLYRDRVEQGSVDFDIPEPLFKLDEYGVPHMIHPSQRLDSHRIVEECMLLANRLVAERIPKGKPHQPFIYRVHDEPGPEQIEKLSTLLRSLNLPGLPARDVTSKEVRDLLLAMEDSPYRDLIETITLRSMAKAVYSAANRGHFGLAFPRYTHFTSPIRRYADLVVHRLVVEHLAAPRAPWTISEESLQKAAHQCTERELVALEAERAYRRLKELRFLATRIGKTFDGIISGVIPKGVFVQIREFLVDGFISIDWLEDDEYSFDERLYALRGRSFHRLLQLGQEVRIKVRDVSIEKRFANFLLVEE